A single region of the Pseudorhodoplanes sp. genome encodes:
- a CDS encoding thioesterase family protein → MAFEAPISRWRERVLPEWLDYNGHMNVAYFVLIFDHGTDAFYPLIGLGKPYRQRTGKSTFAVETHITYQRELSVNEEVLVTTQLLGYDEKRIHYFHRMWHAEKNVQMATLEQLALHVDLTTRKVEPMPEESQRLLAEVWQTHKDLPQPKEMGSVMSVHSRRK, encoded by the coding sequence ATGGCGTTTGAAGCACCAATTTCGAGATGGCGGGAGCGCGTTCTGCCGGAATGGCTCGATTACAACGGTCACATGAATGTTGCCTATTTCGTCCTGATCTTCGATCACGGAACGGACGCGTTCTATCCCCTCATCGGATTGGGGAAACCTTATCGGCAGCGGACCGGAAAATCGACTTTCGCCGTGGAGACGCACATCACGTATCAGCGTGAGTTAAGCGTCAACGAAGAGGTGCTCGTGACCACGCAATTGTTGGGATATGACGAAAAGAGAATCCATTACTTTCACCGCATGTGGCATGCGGAGAAGAACGTGCAGATGGCGACGCTCGAGCAGCTCGCGCTGCATGTCGACCTGACGACCCGCAAGGTCGAGCCCATGCCTGAGGAATCTCAACGGTTGCTGGCTGAGGTCTGGCAAACGCACAAGGATTTACCACAGCCCAAAGAAATGGGCAGCGTCATGTCGGTTCATTCTAGACGGAAGTAA